The Streptococcus toyakuensis genome has a window encoding:
- the rplK gene encoding 50S ribosomal protein L11 — MAKKVEKLVKLQIPAGKATPAPPVGPALGQAGINIMGFTKEFNARTADQAGMIIPVVISVYEDKSFTFVTKTPPAAVLLKKAAGVEKGSGTPNKTKVATVTRAQVQEIAETKMPDLNAANVESAMRMIEGTARSMGFTVVD; from the coding sequence ATGGCTAAAAAAGTCGAAAAACTTGTAAAATTGCAAATCCCTGCTGGTAAAGCTACACCAGCTCCACCGGTTGGACCTGCTCTTGGTCAAGCTGGTATCAACATTATGGGATTCACAAAAGAGTTCAACGCTCGTACAGCTGACCAAGCTGGCATGATCATTCCAGTTGTTATCTCAGTTTACGAAGATAAATCATTTACTTTCGTTACGAAAACACCACCAGCTGCTGTTCTTTTGAAAAAAGCTGCAGGTGTTGAAAAAGGATCAGGTACACCTAACAAAACTAAAGTTGCTACAGTTACTCGTGCACAAGTACAAGAAATTGCAGAAACTAAGATGCCAGATTTGAACGCAGCAAACGTAGAGTCTGCAATGCGTATGATCGAAGG
- the ldcB gene encoding LD-carboxypeptidase LdcB/DacB yields the protein MKKRYVILSGLLALTLAACSQEKTKLEENTQKTEQSSQPEGTVGSKSQASSQKKAEVSNKGNYYSIQGKYDEIIVANKHYPLSKDYNPGENPTAKAELLKLIKAMQEAGFPISDHYSGFRSYETQTKLYQDYVNQDGKAAADRYSARPGYSEHQTGLAFDVIGTDGDLVTEEKAAQWLLDHAADYGFVVRYLKGKEKETGYMAEEWHLRYVGKEAKEIAESGLSLEEYYGFEGGDYVD from the coding sequence ATGAAAAAAAGATATGTCATTTTATCTGGTTTACTAGCATTGACTCTTGCAGCTTGTTCGCAAGAAAAAACGAAACTTGAAGAAAATACTCAAAAGACGGAGCAAAGCAGTCAACCGGAAGGAACTGTAGGCAGCAAATCTCAAGCTTCTAGTCAGAAAAAGGCAGAAGTTAGCAATAAAGGAAACTATTATAGTATCCAAGGAAAATACGATGAAATCATCGTAGCAAATAAACACTATCCATTGTCGAAAGACTACAATCCAGGGGAAAATCCAACAGCCAAAGCAGAGTTGCTCAAACTCATCAAAGCTATGCAAGAGGCAGGTTTCCCAATCAGTGACCATTACAGTGGTTTTAGAAGTTATGAAACTCAGACAAAGCTCTACCAAGATTATGTCAACCAAGATGGGAAGGCAGCTGCTGACCGTTACTCTGCTCGTCCCGGTTACAGTGAACACCAAACTGGCTTGGCCTTTGATGTTATTGGGACTGATGGTGATTTAGTAACAGAAGAAAAAGCGGCTCAATGGCTCTTGGACCATGCGGCTGATTATGGCTTTGTTGTCCGTTATCTCAAAGGTAAGGAAAAAGAAACCGGTTATATGGCTGAAGAATGGCACCTTCGTTATGTCGGAAAAGAAGCAAAAGAAATTGCAGAGAGTGGTCTCAGTTTGGAAGAATACTACGGCTTTGAAGGCGGAGATTACGTCGATTAA
- a CDS encoding HIT family protein, with protein MCLICQRIELIKAGENPYFVKELETGYVVIGDHQYFKGYTLFLAKEHVTELHHMETSVKLHFLEEMSLVQEAVAKTFKAEKMNIELLGNGDAHAHWHLFPRRAGDMKGHGLNGRGPVWWVPWEEMAAEDCQVQSPELEEMIKILSHELEKHLA; from the coding sequence ATGTGCTTAATCTGTCAGAGAATCGAACTCATCAAAGCTGGAGAAAATCCCTACTTTGTCAAAGAACTAGAAACAGGATATGTAGTTATTGGAGACCACCAATACTTCAAGGGCTATACCTTATTTTTAGCAAAGGAGCATGTCACAGAACTCCACCATATGGAGACTTCTGTAAAACTTCATTTTCTAGAGGAAATGAGTTTAGTCCAAGAAGCTGTTGCCAAAACGTTTAAAGCTGAAAAGATGAACATTGAACTTCTAGGAAATGGCGATGCCCACGCTCATTGGCATCTTTTTCCGCGAAGAGCAGGTGATATGAAGGGGCACGGACTTAATGGCCGTGGCCCAGTCTGGTGGGTGCCCTGGGAAGAAATGGCAGCAGAAGATTGCCAAGTACAATCGCCAGAGCTGGAAGAGATGATTAAAATCTTATCTCATGAATTAGAGAAGCATTTGGCCTAA
- a CDS encoding M42 family metallopeptidase, with the protein MNQTVEYIKELTAIASPTGFTRDIADYLVKTLEGFGYQPVRTAKGGVNVTIKGQNDGEHRYVTAHVDTLGAIVRAVKPDGRLKLDRIGGFPWNMIEGENCTVHVASTGEKVSGTILIHQTSCHVYKDAGTAERTQDNMEVRLDAKVTNEKETRALGIEVGDFISFDPRTVVTETGFIKSRHLDDKVSAAILLNLLRVYKEEKIELPVTTHFAFSVFEEVGHGANSNIPAQVVEYLAVDMGAMGDDQQTDEYTVSICVKDASGPYHYDFRQHLVALAKEQDIPFKLDIYPFYGSDASAAMSAGAEVKHALLGAGIESSHSYERTHIDSVVATERMVDAYLKSEEVS; encoded by the coding sequence ATGAATCAAACAGTAGAATATATCAAAGAACTGACAGCTATTGCGTCTCCAACAGGTTTCACTCGGGACATTGCGGACTATTTAGTCAAAACTTTAGAAGGTTTTGGTTACCAGCCGGTTCGCACAGCTAAGGGCGGTGTCAATGTGACCATTAAAGGTCAAAATGATGGAGAGCATCGCTATGTGACTGCCCATGTGGATACGCTGGGGGCCATTGTCCGTGCTGTCAAACCAGATGGCCGTCTCAAACTGGATCGTATCGGTGGTTTTCCTTGGAATATGATTGAAGGTGAAAACTGTACAGTGCATGTGGCTAGCACAGGTGAAAAAGTATCAGGAACCATCCTCATCCACCAAACTTCTTGCCATGTCTACAAGGATGCAGGAACTGCAGAACGCACGCAGGACAATATGGAAGTGCGTTTGGACGCAAAAGTGACCAATGAAAAAGAAACTCGTGCCTTGGGGATTGAGGTCGGTGATTTTATTAGCTTTGACCCACGAACTGTCGTGACAGAGACAGGTTTTATCAAGTCTCGTCATTTGGATGACAAGGTCAGCGCAGCGATTTTGCTTAATTTGCTTCGTGTTTATAAGGAAGAGAAGATTGAATTGCCCGTAACAACCCATTTTGCTTTTTCAGTTTTTGAAGAAGTTGGGCATGGAGCTAACTCTAATATCCCTGCTCAGGTAGTCGAATATCTGGCTGTGGATATGGGAGCAATGGGAGATGACCAGCAAACAGACGAATATACAGTGTCTATCTGTGTCAAGGATGCTTCTGGACCTTATCACTATGACTTCCGTCAACATTTGGTGGCTTTGGCGAAAGAGCAAGATATTCCATTTAAGTTGGATATCTATCCATTTTATGGATCGGACGCTTCAGCGGCCATGTCAGCAGGTGCAGAGGTCAAGCATGCCCTCCTTGGTGCGGGAATCGAGTCCAGTCACTCTTATGAGCGCACCCACATTGATTCAGTAGTGGCGACTGAGCGTATGGTTGACGCCTATCTCAAGAGCGAGGAGGTATCATAG
- the brnQ gene encoding branched-chain amino acid transport system II carrier protein, with translation MAKKGALTGLLLFGIFFGAGNLIFPPSLGALSGEHFLPAIAGFVFSGVGIAVLTLIIGTLNPKGYIYEISTKIAPWFATLYLSVLYLSIGPFFAIPRTATTAYEVGISPLLSDANKGLGLIVFTVLYFAAAYLISLNPSKILDRIGRILTPVFAILIVILVVLGAIKYGGTSPQAASAAYQASAFGTGFLEGYNTLDALASVAFSVIAVQTLKQLGFSSKKEYISTIWVVGIVVALAFSALYIGLGFLGNHFPVPAEAMKGGTPGVYILSQATQEIFGSTAQLFLAAMVTVTCFTTTVGLIVSTAEFFNERFPQISYKVYATAFTLIGFAIANLGLDAIIKYSIPVLVILYPITIAIVMIVIVNKFVALSKPGMQLTIAVVTAIAIASVLGSSFKVEFLANLVKALPFAKASLPWLVPAVVGILLSLVLPNKQESDVFEME, from the coding sequence ATGGCTAAAAAAGGTGCCCTAACAGGTTTACTCCTGTTTGGAATATTTTTTGGTGCGGGGAACTTGATTTTTCCGCCTTCTCTAGGTGCTCTATCTGGAGAACATTTTCTTCCTGCCATCGCAGGTTTTGTCTTTTCAGGTGTCGGTATCGCCGTATTGACTCTTATTATTGGAACGCTAAATCCTAAAGGATATATCTACGAGATTTCAACAAAGATAGCGCCTTGGTTTGCGACTCTTTACCTCTCAGTTCTTTACTTGTCAATCGGTCCATTCTTTGCTATCCCACGTACTGCTACAACAGCTTACGAAGTAGGGATTAGCCCCCTTTTGTCGGATGCAAATAAAGGTCTTGGTTTGATTGTCTTTACGGTTCTTTACTTTGCAGCAGCCTATCTAATTTCGCTTAATCCATCAAAAATCTTAGACCGTATCGGCCGTATTTTAACACCAGTCTTTGCTATTTTGATTGTTATCTTGGTTGTTCTAGGAGCTATCAAATATGGTGGAACAAGTCCTCAAGCTGCGTCAGCTGCTTATCAAGCTTCTGCCTTTGGTACAGGTTTCCTAGAAGGTTACAATACCTTGGATGCCCTTGCCTCAGTTGCCTTTAGTGTAATCGCAGTTCAAACCTTAAAACAACTTGGATTTTCAAGTAAGAAAGAATACATTTCGACTATTTGGGTTGTTGGTATCGTTGTAGCCCTTGCCTTCAGCGCTCTTTACATCGGTTTAGGTTTCCTTGGAAATCATTTCCCGGTACCAGCTGAGGCGATGAAGGGTGGAACACCAGGTGTTTACATCTTGTCACAAGCGACTCAAGAAATCTTTGGCTCAACAGCTCAACTCTTCCTTGCAGCTATGGTTACCGTAACCTGCTTCACAACAACAGTTGGTTTGATTGTGTCAACAGCTGAGTTCTTTAATGAGCGCTTCCCACAAATCAGCTACAAGGTTTATGCGACAGCCTTTACCTTGATTGGATTTGCCATTGCTAATTTAGGTCTTGATGCGATTATCAAGTACTCAATTCCAGTACTGGTTATCTTGTACCCAATCACGATTGCTATCGTTATGATTGTCATTGTCAACAAATTTGTGGCTCTTTCAAAACCAGGTATGCAGTTGACAATTGCTGTTGTTACAGCTATTGCCATTGCAAGCGTACTAGGAAGCTCATTTAAAGTTGAGTTTCTTGCAAATCTTGTCAAGGCTCTTCCTTTTGCCAAGGCATCTCTCCCATGGTTAGTACCAGCCGTTGTCGGAATCTTGCTCTCATTGGTTCTACCAAATAAGCAAGAAAGCGATGTTTTTGAAATGGAATAA
- a CDS encoding rhodanese-like domain-containing protein, with translation MKEITFDAFYQLYQNNQLSLVDVREVDEFEALHLEGAHNLPLSQLADTYDQLNKDQLHYVICKSGMRSARACQFLSEQGYEVINVQGGMMAFEEL, from the coding sequence ATGAAAGAAATAACCTTTGACGCATTTTACCAGCTTTATCAAAACAATCAACTTTCTCTAGTGGACGTGAGAGAAGTGGATGAGTTTGAAGCACTCCATTTAGAAGGCGCCCACAACCTGCCACTTAGTCAATTGGCTGATACCTATGATCAGTTGAACAAGGACCAGTTACATTATGTTATTTGTAAATCTGGAATGAGATCGGCGCGTGCTTGCCAATTCCTATCAGAACAAGGTTATGAAGTTATCAATGTACAAGGTGGCATGATGGCCTTTGAAGAACTGTAA
- a CDS encoding uracil-DNA glycosylase family protein: MSQIERIKQAIMADPQNVSYTERGIEPLFAAPKTARINIIGQAPGLKTQEAGLYWKDKSGDRLRDWLGVDEDTFYNSGYFAVLPMDFYFPGHGKSGDLPPRTGFAEKWHPQLLQELPDIQLTLLIGQYAQAYYLQEKISGKVTERVKHYQNYLPTYFPLVHPSPRNQIWMAKNPWFESEVVPDLKKRIKTIL; the protein is encoded by the coding sequence ATGTCTCAAATTGAAAGAATCAAGCAGGCTATTATGGCGGATCCGCAGAATGTCAGCTATACAGAGCGTGGCATTGAACCTCTCTTTGCAGCGCCAAAGACTGCTCGCATCAATATCATCGGTCAAGCGCCTGGTCTTAAAACGCAGGAGGCAGGCCTTTACTGGAAAGATAAGAGTGGTGACCGCCTGAGAGACTGGCTAGGTGTGGATGAAGATACCTTTTACAATTCAGGTTATTTTGCTGTTTTGCCTATGGATTTCTACTTTCCAGGGCATGGCAAGTCGGGTGACCTGCCACCGAGAACTGGCTTTGCTGAAAAATGGCATCCTCAGCTCTTGCAAGAATTACCAGATATTCAGTTAACCCTCTTGATTGGCCAATATGCCCAAGCCTACTATTTGCAGGAGAAAATCAGTGGCAAGGTAACAGAACGGGTAAAACATTACCAGAACTACTTGCCAACCTATTTTCCACTAGTTCACCCCTCACCGCGAAATCAAATCTGGATGGCCAAAAATCCTTGGTTTGAGTCAGAAGTGGTGCCGGATTTGAAAAAAAGAATTAAAACTATTTTATAG